The Camelina sativa cultivar DH55 chromosome 16, Cs, whole genome shotgun sequence sequence CCACACCTATATAACGacatattcaaaaaaagaatcaaGCTTTTCTATACAATAATCACAAACACTACAGAGACTGCACAACAACTCCAATCGCATCAAATCCAAAACAGAGACTTACGAGATGAACAGGGGCTTTGATATGCTTGACGAGCACGGAGGAGCACTGATTCTCCTTGGGATCGTGCCTGTGGTTCAACCGAATCTGCAGAAACTCCGTCGCCGTCGCCGCCGCACCACCGCCTCCAACTCCAGCCTCCATCGTCgaattcatattcttttttttacagATCGATAcgtaaggaaaataaaataaaaacaaaaacaagaaaattttgtttcctttatagaaaattcaagaaaatgttAACTGATACGTAaggaatataaaataaaaacaagaaaagattcGATGATTCCAGAGACTTGACGATGAGactgagattgagagagagagagataaggatTGGGTTTTGGGGTTTCAAGTTGTAGAGGGAATTGAATTAGCGTCGTCATCTTCTCATATTCCCTcgaagttttatttttaaaatccaattattttaatatgtatgtAGTGTACGTTGGTCCATTTTATTTGCATATTCGAACATATCTTCATAAGATCAACATTATTGtactttgctttctttcttttttttttcttttaggtcTTGGGTGAGTTAggtaataagaaaagaaaaaaaaaaagagttaggTAATAAGTGTGTTCTttactttatgttttgtttgcccattatcttttaaaaaatttctatattcaCATGCATAACGATTTTATTGATAATATATCAAACCATCACTGATCTAATTcggtttatttttaaaattagacgTCGTAATCAGAAAGCTTAAGGTTTTAAACCTACCTTTCTTTCGAATTAATTAATGTTACGATTGTtgactgttttatttttaaagtttgaattaAGTATAATATTTGTCATTATCATCAAAAGGTTCCAATCTAGAGTCTTCCTCTTTCAGAtatacaactattttctattaTCTTTTTGATTCTATATATCTACATAACACATTTGAATCGAGTCTGACATATGACATATCATTATACTTGCAAATCTTTACCGACTATTTATTTGCGCCCCCCAACCAAAAAAAGGGATAACGAGGCTTTATAGTTGATATTACTAATGGGCCAATTTCATGATGGGCCTTAGTTTACCGCTTAGAGAAACATAATAAGTCCCACCCACTAGCTAAATTAATTAGATGAACGAACATAATGAAACGGAGGTTTCTAGATAGAACAAGTGGCAAGTCTCTTTGGCAGAAGAAgattaaaccctaaaatatggaaaaaaatttatcaaaaatccGGCGGAAACAAAAAGGCGGCTGGCCACCACCTGGGGGACGATATGTGAAGATTACTGTCTCTCTTTGCTTCATGCAACCGAACATTTGGCTCGTCGTGGTCGTTTTATTTTTACAATGACTTTCACGCACGCTTCTCATATAATATGACGGTAATACCCCTCACCTTCCGTGTCTAATAAATTACACAAAACGCTCGCATCATTTTTTGTCGTATGGGAAAATTTATTTCTTAGTGAATcgattttgttagattttttggggtttgactttaaaaaaaaaaaatactgtgaAGAATTCTAGCAAACTTGTGATAGATACAAACACGAAATTAGAACgacaaatgttatatttttcataacGACATTTACCAAAAATTCTCTCGTTAATCAAGCAAAACAATGCCTAACCACTCTCCAACCACCAACTACGATTTTGCCGATCTGTAAAATCAAAAGACCACGACGAGGGCATTTACGTCCTTTCTTACCTTcccctctctgtctctctccctCCACGTGACTTGGTTCTCTCTCTTATTTCGTTttataaccatatatatattaatcggGCTTCCATCTACATCTatacgaaagagagagagagaaagagattcatGAATCTTTTTATAGAAACAGGAACAAGTTTTAGAATCTGGTCTGACTCTTTGTAACCTTCTCGTTTAAGTTTCATCGTATTCATTCACTTTGCCATTGTTGGAATCTCCGCCTCGTTTGATTATTAATCAGAGGATCTTTTGCTATCGTTCAAAAGAAGTGGTGATCTGATAATGAGATGATCCTGCAGATCTCCGGCTGATCCAACGGTTTCAGAAACGCTGTTTTGATCCTCCATTGTTTGTTTGCCATCATCCATCAACAACCCATAAATAAGGTAACGCATCTCTCGACActcaaattgtttgtttttttcaatcctctgttttgtttcttccaaaTTATTCTCGTGAATATCCGTTTTTTAATGAACAACGCATATCATAtggttttctctgttttggttattattattttttttttcaaaatttccataattttgtatattttcttcgAGTTAGATAACTATATCAATATTCGTTTTAGTTCATAAAAGAttatcaaaacaagaaaaaaaaaaaaatcgatagaagaagaaattaaaagatatgCTTATTTTGAGTTAGAAAAACATTAGACGAAAACAATGTTTAAATACGATGAGCACATCATAGGTGGCGCACGTGGAAGCACTTCTGTACGACGGACCCAGTCCAACTATTAAGATTCCTACCCCACACTTAGTTGGCTCGTAGGTATATTCAAAGTTTTGTGACGtgtcatttctttttaatacCTGGCTAATATAGTCCACCTAATTAAAACGTTTCTCACCTTTCCTTTTAGCCTATTTAAACGTttcattaatcattattttgttcCGCATATGTGAAGTATGATATAGTCAAGATTGTTACGTACTTGCTACTTTTTGCTAAGAACGGTTAGAcaaattatatttgtgtttaaTAATTGggattactatatatatatatttgtcttcttttgtttgctaGAGTTGGAGTTTTTGGTCATAAAGAATGGCGTTTAATGCGGCGATGGCGTCTACATCTCCAGCGGCAGCGAATGACGTTTTAAAAGAACATATCGGCCTCCGTAGATCGTTATCCGGTCAAGATCTCGTCGTGAAAGGTAGTGGAATACGGAGATCGAGTTCGGACAATCATCTGTGTTGTCGCTCCGGTAATAAGAACCGAATTCTAGCTGTGTCTGTACGTCCTTCTTCTGGTCCAGGGATGAAAACTAGTCGATCTGTCGGAGTGTTCTCGTTTCAGTTATCTAGCGCCATTATCCCGAATCCGATAAAAACGTTGCTATTTGAAACGGACACGACTCAAGACGAGAAAGAGAGTGATGAGATCGAGCTTGAGACTGATCCAAAACTAGATGGAGCCAAGAAGGCGAATTGGGTCCAGAGATTACTCGAGATAAGAAGACAGTGGAAGAAACAGCAAAGACCAGAGAGTGGAGATGGTGAAGTTGCAGAGGATAGTATTGACGTTACGTGTGGTTGTAAAGACGAGGACGATGGTTGCGTTGCAGATTACGGATCTGAAAACGGTGATTGGGAACGTGAATCGTTCTCTAGATTGCTTGTGAAGGTTTCTTGGTCTGAGGCTAAAAAGCTTTCTCAGTTGGCTTATTTGTGTAACGTGGCTTACACGATACCGGAGATCAAGGGAGAGGATTTGAGAAGAAACTATGGTTTAAAGTTTGTGACATCTTCCTTGGAAAATAAAGCCAAAGCAGCGAAACTTAGAGAGAAACTCGAGCAGGATTCGACACGAGTCCCTGTTATTACATCTTTAGAATCAGAGAAACAACCTCaacgatcatcttcttcttctgcttctgcttaCAATATTGCTGCTTCAGCTGCGTCTTACATTCACTCATGCAAAGAGTACGATTTTTCAGAACCAAACAATCCGGTTTATATATCAGCTGCTGCGGCTCAGGCTGCAGCGTCTACAATGACCGCTGTGGTTGCTGCGGGTGAGGAGGAGAAGTTAGAAGCGGCGAGGGAGTTGCAGTCGCTACAATCATCTCCTTGTGAGTGGTTTGTGTGTGACGATCCAAACACATACACTAGGTGCTTTGTGATTCAGGTATGAATTTCAAAGCTACAAGAGCACCTCCTCTGTTTTATAATATCATGATCCTTCAATATGCTAATTAGCGTTGTGTCACTGCAGGGATCTGATTCTTTAGCTTCTTGGAAAGCAAACCTCTTCTTCGAGCCAACTAAGTTTGAGGTAAAGATCTTGATCTCTCTACTCGTAATGTATATTTGGTTTTTGGCTCggtaattatttttggtttctctaaTGCTTATgttacataaaaaaagaaattgttttatATGGTTTTCATCTTATTTGAGTAGACAACGAAATTAGTATATTGATATGACTATTGCAGGATACAGATGTATTAGTACATAGAGGAATCTACGAGGCAGCGAAAGGAATATACGAACAGTTCTTACCCGAAATAACAGAGCATTTGTCTGTACACGGAGATAGAGCTAAGTTTCAGTTTACGGGTCATTCTCTTGGAGGCAGCCTCTCATTAATAGTGAATCTGATGCTTATCTCTAGAGGACTCGTTAGCTCTGAAGCTATGAAACCCGTTGTCACGTACGGTTCACCGTTTGTGTTTTGTGGCGGGGAGAAGATTCTAGCCGAGCTTGGCCTTGACGAGAGTCATGTTCACTGTGTGATGATGCATAGAGATATCGTCCCACGAGCCTTCTCATGTAATTATCCTGACCATGTTGCTCTCGTTCTTAAGCGTTTGAATGGGTCCTTCCGTACACATTCTTGTCTCAACAAAAATGTAAGTCCTGCAGCTtactaatagttttttttttctcggtttaacGTATTAAAcatcttatttttctctatatattaaattacgGGTGTTGATGTATTTGCTTTTTGCAGAAACTATTGTATTCACCAATGGGGAAAGTATTTATTCTACAGCCAAGTGAGAGCGTCTCGCCGACGCACCCTTGGCTACCACCGGGAAATGCTCTCTACGTTTTAGAAAAGAGCAACGAAGGTTACTCTCCAACGGCGTTACGTGCGTTTCTGAACCGCCCTCACCCGCTCGAAACACTCAGTCAACGCGCAGCTTATGGCTCGGAAGGTTCGATCTTGAGGGACCACGACTCCAAAAACTACGTCAAGGCCGTGAACGGAGTTCTCAGACAGCACACGAAATTCATAGTTAGGAAGGCCAGGATACACATGAGGAGTGTTTGGCCAGTGCTTACGTCAGCAGGATGTGGATTGGACAGGAGCTTGACGACTGCTGAggagatcatgacacgtgtctagtgaagggaaaaaataaagtaaatctACGGTTGTATATAAGTGGAATCTCACTTCTAATTTTGCGTTTGTTTACATTTGTTGGGGGTTAGCGGTAAGCCAAAGGATTTTGTTGCAGCTTAATCCTTTAACGTATAACGCAAgtcaaactcaaaactcaaaagtcacTCACAAATATAACTTTCGCACGCATATATTTTAGAACTGTATGAATCTGTGTATAaatgatcaaattaaactaCGTTTCTTTGAGCACTTCGTTCCTAAAAGATTAGACTAATGTTGAGAGGGAAAAATTTGAACCTAAATTTTGAACAtgttagaacttttttttggcccctaaattctaaaatttacaagagtttttggattattttaaaaaggatTTACCAAGAATTAGCCATCGATTTATTCTTCTCCAAATTAAGATAAAGAGTAAAATAAACCTTGGCCGTTATATTTTTATCGTTAAGGACTGAAGAATACCTCGTTTTCAGGTATTAGTCCGAGCTTCTTCTTTGAGTTTGGATTGAGATTGAAatcttttttaagtttgatcCAATACTTGCAGCGGCTAAATTTGTAGAAGGATGGTCCGAGAAGCGTGAGTTTAAAAGCCTTCCTTCATCCGTATTCCGTTGCTAAGTTTGTTGCCGCCCGGCATAAAAATCGGTGGTTCGATTCAGATCCACGTAGGTGAGAAGATTCATACACGTGTTTGTTACGTGTCAATATATGTTGTAGTATTTGGGTTCATTTAAATTTAGGCTTCAATAAAGACTTTTGTACTCTGCCCGTTTTTGggattttgttacaaaattaaaaatggttgaaaaaaaaaaagaaaataaaaattagtccAAAACCCTAGGCGTCgatttaataaattgttttcaATTGTTTCTCTAGAGCTAGTCCTCTCGTTCTGCCGAACCAGTAAAGTAATAATGTCTCTGATCGGCCGCCTTAATCTTGGTCGGCGTTTCAGCACCGCTGTGCCAAGAAGAGCGGAGGACATAATGTCAAACCCAGACTGCCGTCCTACGCAGCTGTTGTTGAGAGTCTCGTACTTGATCAGATACATTGGGGATCTCGACACGGCGGCGAAGTATGCTCGTTTGGCTGTGTTCAGCAAAATCAACTCCGAGTCCACAGCAACTACATGTCAATCCATCATCGGAGGCATGTTTCTGGATAAAAGGTTCGACGACGCTTTGAGACTCTAcggtttcttcttcaatcagCATAAATGCAGACCCAACGTCCATTGCCGCAACAACTTCTTCGAAACTTGTTTACAAAGAGGCTTTTATGGCGTCGACGCgggcttgttcgtttggttgacgcAGGCGGTTGCGGCTGCGGCAGCGGCAGCGACTACATTTACGTTTTTAACCGCTGAATCGAAACAacgtttaaaaatgttaaacgCAGTTGCCGCAGCGTCATaacgcaggtacctgcggcaaACAAACGAACAACTATACCTGCGTCTGCCGcagccgcaggtacctgcggcagCCAAACGAACAAGCCTGTTATCAGATGGCACAACGAAGCCGTCGAATCTGTTAAAGCCCATGACTACCCAAGTACCGATTCTTTCAGGGTCTTGACGAAAGGGTTCGTCCACTCCGGTCGATTGGACCTAGCCGAAGCCTTGCTTAGACAACTGCCATTATCATGGACATGGATCAATCGCTACCCAGATCACGTGGCGTTCAACTATCTCATTCGCGGTTTTTTGGATCTTGGAAATCTAGACAAGGCGAATTTACTCTTGGCCGAATTCAAAAGGTTGTTTTATGTTGCCCTTTCCGTGACGAAAGATGATTTGCACCGTACAAACTATGATAACAAAATGGCATTCCTGATGGCGACATTCATGGAGTACTGGTTTAAGCAAGGTAAAGAGGTGGAAGCTATGGATTGTTACAACTGCTTTGTTCTATCAAACAGGTTACCCGTTTGTGCCGAAACCGGTAATTCCCTTTTGCTAGTCCTGCTCAAATACGGTGAAAAAGACCATGCTTGGGCATAGTACCATGATCCCTTAGATAGAAATGGAATCGACTCTGATACCATTAAGATAATGGTGGAAGAGTGTTTCGATACAGGTCGATTTAGCGAGGCTATGGAGACCTACAACAAGGCGAGAGCCAAGAACCACTTCCTCAGTGGACCAGAAGACTCTTTGTTTTTTGCTGTTAAAGGATACATCATCACAAGGTGTTGCGAAAACGGGTTGTTGTCACAAGCAGAGTCTGTCTTTGTTGATTCACTTGCTGATGATCTCGGATACATTGATGTTAACACTTTTAAAACAATGATCGATGCTTACGTCAAGGCTGCAAAAATCGATGATGCTGTGAAAACCTCCAACAAGATGATCGATGCAACTCTTAAGGAGGTCTCCGATCTCTTTTGACCATTCTTCGTCACTTGGTGGTCtttatttaatgtattttttttttaagatactTGTTTTAGTCAGACAATAATAAGATAGAGTTTGAATGCAATGTTGGTTTGTCTTGGtcaaaaaaggaataaaatggttggagattttaataagaaaataggATTTACCCGTGGTACACTAtggatcaatttttttttatttttttttgtttattttataaatcaataactCCGTGCATTTTGAAGAAATTAACagtcaaatatttataacaaatagatcaaaatttaaattatattagaaatttaTAGTGGTTTTtagccattgtctaaaaattttatagCCAATGTGGGACGTCGTACataaacttatttataagttttttaatataaaaattttacataatttcaaaaatgttaaatattaagatATCTAATTTCGATTGgtcgttttaaaaattataatatagaaatcctgtaaattttgaaaatattaatcaGTGACATGTcaaaatcctgataggttgcttatagcttctactttttattagtatagatttttatatagaaattttgcataatttcaaaaatgttaaatattgagatgtcTGATCCCgattggttattaaaaaaatctgaataattataattttaaacttttaaaatttttaaatttgtacGCTTGGTAAATCAAGCTTCTTGCTCATTCATAGTTGAAAGCatatttatcttatttataatggttctcagtcattgtctaaaaaatttctagccgatgtgggacgttgtacattcacttatttatttataattagttttatatagaaattttacataattttaaaaatgttatagaaattttacataatttcaaaaatgttaaatattgagatgtcTGATCCCTATTggttattaaaataaatctgaatatacaaaatcctgaaaatttttaaaaatgttaattaatgacATGTCTAATCCCTATTAGTTGTTTTAAATTCCATGTGGACACCttaaggagcttatagctcctattttttattagtatagatttaatGGGTGATGGAAAGCATAATAAGTCACAGGTTATCTAATGTGGTTTCTGCCATTCAGAATACAAGTTTAAGTTGGGGAGGGTGATTGATTAATTAGGCCAAGAGCGTGGCCTTATTTCAGGTTTCAGGCAATGGAACTGAAAAGAGTCTTTTAAGGCACATCAATGGCTGGAGATTGGAGGTAGAAGCTGAGAAAGCAAACAGAGAGTAGCTAGCCTCATATATAGCACAATGTGCCACACAGGAGGTCGTAATCTTCTTATATGGGGGAGGGAGTTTCTTTATCCGAAGTGGCTTAGATCAGTCTTTGTTGAGGAGACAGTCCgtgtcctcttttttttttttctaagctGGGTAGTTGGCGTACAACAAGGTATTTTGCTATATACAGCTTCTCTTGTCATGTGAAGGACGAAGAATTGAAAATTATTGAACTAGTAACgttcaaatttcaaacaaataGTGTGTTGGTTGGTTCAACATAACAAGTagtttagaaaaagaaagaaaagccgCCAATagtaacaaagaagaagaagcaaaaaatgcaacaaaaatatatattatgggTCTCGATGAATAGCAAGCTTTCTGATATTTGAAATCCGGAGCTTGTTTAAGGTCTTGATTGCACCATCGACTCTCCCTACTTGAACATACCCATTGATCATTGCTCTGAATGTTGAAAGGTCAGGCCCCACCAACAAGTCCTGTCCGTCAACATCGGTAAACATCTCGGCGAAGAGTTTCTCTGCCTCTGACACTTTTCCATGGTCGCAGAGACACGCGATCATCGCCCTATAACATGTTTTCCTAAGCCGCACGAGTGGCACAGTTTTTTTGTCACTAAAATACCTGGACATTATGTCAACCGTCTCAGAATCACAGATTTCTATCATCTCTCCAAACAATTCCCAGGCTTCTGTATTCTTACCGTGCTCCACCAGAACTTGTAAAACCCTGTTTCCCACAACGGGTTCCAGCACTTGAGCATCTTCCAGAGTTGCGAGAATCTCCATAGCTTTCTCATCTTTGCCTTGCTTGAAAAAATACTTCACAAACGAAACATTGAAGACTGCAACTGCCTTGTCATACTCTCTCCGTGGAactttattactattattattcgATTCTTTCCATTCCTCCATGATTTGGCTAGCCTTTACCAAGTTCCCTATATCCAAGAACCCGCGAATTAGAATGTCATAGACCATGAAACTACAAAAGCTCCTAATGGATCTCACTAAATCACAAGCTTCATCGAATCTTTTAGAATCAACCAAGGCTCTCGTGAGTATCCTGTACGTCTCGATCCCTGGAGCTAAACTCCCGTCTTGTAAAACGTGGCGGTATAGCTCAAGAGCGTCGTCCACGCGACCTTGGTCGCAGTGTGCTTTCATGACGAGATTGCAGGAGAGCATGTTTGGGAGAGTTTGACACTCGTTGAAAAAGTAATTGAACAGAGAGATGGCTTCGTCGTACCGTCTGGCGCTGCACATGGCGCCGATTATGGAGTTGCAGATGAAGACGGTGTCTCTGTCGACTCGAAGTTCGTCCATGACTGCCAGGCGCGCGAGCTTCGAGGCTTTGTCGATATTAGACATCTCGATCATCACCGTGACTCTGTATCGCAGAGAAATTGGGCGGTTATCGATATCCCTGATTGAGACAGGATCAAGTTTGCGGAGTGAGGAAGGGTCTGTTCCGAGTGGGTAAGGCTTGAACACCTTTGATACGGTCGAATTTCGGACTATACGGCGGAGGAGGGACATGACTTACTGATGATTAGttagggttaaaaaaaaaaaaaaatgattagttAGGGTTCAGTTTTGCAGGTGCATTCAAATCGATCATGGTAAAGGGCGGccattaataaaatatatccgCATAATTattactagattaggactcgcaaaattatttataactaaaatattttaattataagttgtatttgttggttaatatgttataattatataataattgttaactaaactatataataccgcaatataatttatttttacataatatttacttaatcaatttaattagatatgtctatttatGACTATAgtcataaaaatcaatttaatttttttttttacataatattcacttaatcaatataatttattttttacataatatttacaaaataatgaaatgatgttttacccgtgtagcaccgaattaatggtattttttaatttatataaatatcaataaaacccgtcccgctatataaccccgtcccgagatattttaactcacactatatcatattaatttttaatatttattgtgtatctacggtataatatttatcatatttaactttttaaaagttttaaatatttttcatatttaaccttttaaaaatatttaaaataaagaaccagaataaaccaaataaaagtttttaaagtttgaatgcctgataaatcaaggtttctactcatttgtattcagaatcattttggtctcttttatagtatgactctaaacCATTGCCCAACTTTTTTAGACGATGTGAGATATTGtacatgtattttttattcatctattgagtaatatatgtccgttttttaaattttgtattacatcatatgcaggaaaaaatcacaattttattaactaaatgtattatagaataattcaaaatataaatttaaataaaaatgaaagagaatcatatatttatgtttgaatgaggtagaaaaatttccttctttttttttaaatcttacctataactaattttaaagttttggtaactaCCATTAaaatcaatgcattaaatgtaaaaactttctaaaaagtatttttgagcaaaaaatgctgcaaaaat is a genomic window containing:
- the LOC104753227 gene encoding pentatricopeptide repeat-containing protein At3g60960, mitochondrial; protein product: MSLLRRIVRNSTVSKVFKPYPLGTDPSSLRKLDPVSIRDIDNRPISLRYRVTVMIEMSNIDKASKLARLAVMDELRVDRDTVFICNSIIGAMCSARRYDEAISLFNYFFNECQTLPNMLSCNLVMKAHCDQGRVDDALELYRHVLQDGSLAPGIETYRILTRALVDSKRFDEACDLVRSIRSFCSFMVYDILIRGFLDIGNLVKASQIMEEWKESNNNSNKVPRREYDKAVAVFNVSFVKYFFKQGKDEKAMEILATLEDAQVLEPVVGNRVLQVLVEHGKNTEAWELFGEMIEICDSETVDIMSRYFSDKKTVPLVRLRKTCYRAMIACLCDHGKVSEAEKLFAEMFTDVDGQDLLVGPDLSTFRAMINGYVQVGRVDGAIKTLNKLRISNIRKLAIHRDP
- the LOC104749219 gene encoding uncharacterized protein LOC104749219 encodes the protein MAFNAAMASTSPAAANDVLKEHIGLRRSLSGQDLVVKGSGIRRSSSDNHLCCRSGNKNRILAVSVRPSSGPGMKTSRSVGVFSFQLSSAIIPNPIKTLLFETDTTQDEKESDEIELETDPKLDGAKKANWVQRLLEIRRQWKKQQRPESGDGEVAEDSIDVTCGCKDEDDGCVADYGSENGDWERESFSRLLVKVSWSEAKKLSQLAYLCNVAYTIPEIKGEDLRRNYGLKFVTSSLENKAKAAKLREKLEQDSTRVPVITSLESEKQPQRSSSSSASAYNIAASAASYIHSCKEYDFSEPNNPVYISAAAAQAAASTMTAVVAAGEEEKLEAARELQSLQSSPCEWFVCDDPNTYTRCFVIQGSDSLASWKANLFFEPTKFEDTDVLVHRGIYEAAKGIYEQFLPEITEHLSVHGDRAKFQFTGHSLGGSLSLIVNLMLISRGLVSSEAMKPVVTYGSPFVFCGGEKILAELGLDESHVHCVMMHRDIVPRAFSCNYPDHVALVLKRLNGSFRTHSCLNKNKLLYSPMGKVFILQPSESVSPTHPWLPPGNALYVLEKSNEGYSPTALRAFLNRPHPLETLSQRAAYGSEGSILRDHDSKNYVKAVNGVLRQHTKFIVRKARIHMRSVWPVLTSAGCGLDRSLTTAEEIMTRV
- the LOC104753226 gene encoding LOW QUALITY PROTEIN: pentatricopeptide repeat-containing protein At3g60980, mitochondrial (The sequence of the model RefSeq protein was modified relative to this genomic sequence to represent the inferred CDS: substituted 1 base at 1 genomic stop codon), whose amino-acid sequence is MSLIGRLNLGRRFSTAVPRRAEDIMSNPDCRPTQLLLRVSYLIRYIGDLDTAAKYARLAVFSKINSESTATTCQSIIGGMFLDKRFDDALRLYGFFFNQHKCRPNVHCRNNFFETCLQRGFYGPVIRWHNEAVESVKAHDYPSTDSFRVLTKGFVHSGRLDLAEALLRQLPLSWTWINRYPDHVAFNYLIRGFLDLGNLDKANLLLAEFKRLFYVALSVTKDDLHRTNYDNKMAFLMATFMEYWFKQGKEVEAMDCYNCFVLSNRLPVCAETGNSLLLVLLKYGEKDHAWAXYHDPLDRNGIDSDTIKIMVEECFDTGRFSEAMETYNKARAKNHFLSGPEDSLFFAVKGYIITRCCENGLLSQAESVFVDSLADDLGYIDVNTFKTMIDAYVKAAKIDDAVKTSNKMIDATLKEVSDLF